One window of the Oncorhynchus mykiss isolate Arlee chromosome 5, USDA_OmykA_1.1, whole genome shotgun sequence genome contains the following:
- the LOC110524047 gene encoding galectin-3-binding protein B, whose amino-acid sequence MSGEYCLISCVLLLMVSLSVGFQNGNMRLVGGELALEGRVEIYYNGQWGTVCDDNWDISEAQVVCRYLNYPGALTAVVGGIYGQGSGPIWMDDLNCEGTEKDLSHCLFKGWGVTDCQHAEDAGVVCERESSRNSSRVYTLDHNTGLSNHMGALFDSGRDCDFDIMVRVANSAVETICVHKLIVTLDPNASILNTTQEENLSNLNLDVSLNCRPHVTDFLRYLYTRQINVTMSSAQCIHKMASDWGLKQLQEAAGRLFTWLLPDDASFQTQTSLYEYSVHTGDTVLQETCLRYLAWNCESLIRSPAWTGLALGTVKALLARSDVVVPDEAFLLKGLEDWVLEQGNLSTHEDQVAILNHIRFPMIAAEDLFNLKAKSELYMDQQERYNAGMLQGFQFNALPFQTLAGGLLLKKVEYTPRIYTGKPWSFTFSSKELNTFRYVGHYYHSGQNLNSLSANFDSPVHNSAFFSLFKKLNWNTRVFIHNHECSNSGIRCPSLPMVSLTAQNNRELPQEYQDSIRYLNKVVLMCEGEFVFHVQDFASTIGNGGNQAQIPANISAGQAYPCHSDQFSYRVVVQPVYTTEIKEN is encoded by the exons ATGTCAGGGGAGTATTGCCTAATTTCCTGTGTCCTTCTGCTCATGGTCAGCTTGTCTGTGG GGTTCCAGAATGGGAACATGAGGCTGGTGGGGGGTGAGCTGGCCCTGGAGGGCCGTGTGGAGATCTACTATAATGGACAGTGGGGGACCGTGTGTGACGACAACTGGGACATTTCTGAGGCACAGGTGGTGTGTCGCTATCTCAACTACCCTGGTGCTCTCACTGCTGTGGTGGGTGGGATATACGGACAAG GATCTGGTCCTATCTGGATGGATGATCTAAACTGTGAGGGGACAGAGAAAGACTTGTCCCACTGTCTCTTCAAAGGCTGGGGGGTTACTGACTGTCAACATGCTGAGGATGCTGGTGTGGTCTGTGAAAGAG AATCGTCTCGGAATAGCAGTCGCGTCTACACTCTGGACCACAACACAGGCCTCAGTAACCACATGGGGGCGCTGTTTGACAGTGGACGCGACTGTGACTTTGACATCATGGTGCGGGTTGCAAACAGCGCTGTGGAAACTATCTGTGTTCACAAGCTGATTGTCACTCTGGACCCAAATGCCTCCATCTTAAACACCACACAAGAGGAGAACCTCAGTAACCTCAACCTAGACGTCAGCCTCAACTGCCGGCCACATGTCACCGACTTCCTGAG GTATCTGTACACGCGGCAGATTAACGTGACCATGTCCTCTGCCCAGTGCATCCACAAGATGGCGTCCGACTGGGGTCTGAAGCAGCTTCAGGAGGCGGCAGGGAGGCTTTTCACCTGGCTGCTCCCCGATGatgcctccttccagacccagaCCTCTCTGTACGAGTACTCAGTCCACACAGGCGACACAGTTCTGCAGGAAACATGTCTGCGCTACCTTGCCTGGAACTGTGAGTCACTGATCCGTTCCCCAGCCTGGACTGGTCTTGCCCTGGGCACAGTAAAGGCCCTTCTAGCCCGTTCAGACGTGGTAGTGCCAGATGAGGCCTTCCTCCTAAAGGGTTTGGAGGACTGGGTGTTGGAACAGGGTAACTTGTCCACCCATGAAGACCAGGTCGCCATTTTGAACCACATCCGTTTCCCCATGATCGCTGCTGAAGATTTGTTCAACCTCAAAGCCAAGTCTGAACTGTACATGGACCAACAAGAGCGTTATAATGCCGGCATGTTGCAGGGCTTTCAGTTCAATGCACTACCCTTCCAGACGCTAGCTGGGGGCCTCCTCCTTAAAAAGGTGGAATACACACCCAGGATCTACACTGGCAAGCCATGGAGCTTCACTTTCAGCTCAAAGGAGCTCAACACGTTCCGATACGTCGGACACTATTACCACTCAGGCCAGAACCTCAACAGCCTCAGTGCCAACTTTGACAGCCCTGTGCACAACAGTGCCTTTTTTTCCCTGTTCAAAAAGCTCAACTGGAACACCAGGGTCTTTATCCACAACCATGAATGCTCAAACAGCGGCATCCGCTGTCCGTCGCTGCCGATGGTCTCGCTAACTGCCCAGAATAACAGGGAGTTGCCCCAAGAGTATCAGGACAGCATCCGCTACCTCAACAAGGTTGTCCTGATGTGTGAAGGGGAGTTTGTATTCCATGTCCAGGATTTTGCATCCACGATTGGCAATGGCGGAAATCAGGCCCAGATTCCAGCAAACATCTCTGCGGGCCAGGCCTATCCGTGCCACTCAGACCAGTTCTCCTACCGTGTGGTGGTTCAGCCTGTGTACACCACTGAGATCAAGGAGAATTAG